In the genome of Triticum urartu cultivar G1812 chromosome 5, Tu2.1, whole genome shotgun sequence, one region contains:
- the LOC125511122 gene encoding KH domain-containing protein SPIN1, whose amino-acid sequence MSGLYGQQGFSPSRNLSPQIRSNPDVDSQYLAELLAEHQKLGPFMQVLPICSKLLSQEIMRVSNSAHNPGFSDFDRHRFRSPSPMSSPNPRSNLSGNGFSPWNGLHQERLGFPQGNSMDWQGAPPSPSSHVMKKILRLEVPVDSYPSFNFVGRILGPRGNSLKRVEASTGCRVFIRGKGSIKDPGKEDKLRGKPGYEHLSEQLHILIEAEFPANIIDARLRHAQEILEELLKPVDETQDIYKRQQLRELAMLNSTLREDSPHPGSVSPFSNGGMKRAKTGQ is encoded by the exons atgtccgggCTGTACGGCCAGCAGGGGTTCTCCCCTTCCAGGAACCTATCCCCCCAGATTAGAAGCAACCCAGATGTCGATAG CCAGTACTTGGCCGAGCTGCTCGCCGAGCACCAGAAGCTGGGGCCTTTCATGCAGGTGCTGCCCATATGCAGCAAGCTGCTGAGCCAAG AGATTATGCGGGTGTCAAACTCTGCCCACAACCCTGGATTCAGTGATTTCGATAGACATCGATTCAGAAGTCCTAGTCCAATGTCTTCACCAAATCCAAGATCCAATCTCTCTGGCAATGGGTTCAGTCCTTGGAATGGACTGCACCAAGAG AGGTTAGGTTTTCCTCAAGGAAATAGTATGGATTGGCAAGGAGCGCCACCAAGCCCTAGCTCTCATGTCATGAAGAAGATTCTACGCTTGGAGGTCCCAGTTGATTCTTATCCGAGT TTCAATTTTGTGGGACGTATTCTAGGACCTAGAGGCAATTCTCTAAAGCGGGTAGAAGCATCTACTGGTTGTCGCGTTTTCATCAGAGGAAAGGGTTCCATCAAAGATCCAGGGAAG GAGGACAAGCTGCGAGGAAAACCAGGCTATGAGCATCTGAGTGAACAACTTCATATCTTGATAGAGGCTGAGTTCCCAGCCAATATTATTGATGCCAGATTGAGACATGCACAGGAAATTCTAGAAGAACTGCTAAAGCCAGTG GATGAGACACAGGATATCTACAAGAGGCAACAGCTCCGGGAGCTGGCGATGCTAAACTCAACCCTGCGAGAGGACAGCCCTCATCCGGGGAGCGTCTCCCCATTCAGCAATGGTGGCATGAAGCGTGCGAAAACAGGCCAGTAG